Proteins from one Mesotoga infera genomic window:
- the ispE gene encoding 4-(cytidine 5'-diphospho)-2-C-methyl-D-erythritol kinase, whose translation MVADRDELVEVTLKCPAKVNLFLQVGRKREDGYHEILTIFQTIDLYDELILRPGVSTSFFKSDTDLAWNSSNTLYKAFKAVEKHLGKELALEMELKKKIPTGGGLGGGSSDAAALLRYLGETFHIEREAIFEIACSIGSDVPFFLRGGTAIGTGRGEVLTFPGDLKGYSVDLCFPGIEVSTPLAYALLGRSSDRQELSNKEVEKLLSAFRERDLVLIGKLSKNDFEEPVFAKFPVIERAYNKLREKRKAIVTRMTGSGSTLFSLFEGMDGEYNFVTSTDG comes from the coding sequence ATGGTCGCAGATCGTGATGAATTGGTTGAAGTAACTCTGAAATGCCCCGCGAAAGTCAATCTCTTTCTCCAAGTTGGCCGGAAGAGAGAGGATGGTTACCACGAGATACTGACTATCTTTCAGACGATAGATCTCTACGATGAATTGATCCTACGTCCGGGGGTATCCACTAGCTTTTTCAAGAGCGACACCGATCTTGCGTGGAATAGTTCGAACACACTTTATAAAGCTTTTAAAGCCGTGGAGAAGCACCTTGGCAAAGAGCTGGCTCTTGAGATGGAGTTAAAAAAGAAAATACCTACCGGCGGAGGTCTCGGAGGCGGCAGCTCCGACGCCGCGGCACTTCTGAGATACCTCGGGGAGACCTTTCATATCGAAAGAGAAGCAATTTTCGAGATTGCCTGCTCTATTGGGAGCGATGTACCTTTTTTTCTAAGGGGCGGTACGGCAATCGGAACAGGCCGTGGAGAAGTTCTGACCTTTCCCGGCGATCTGAAAGGCTACTCGGTAGATCTCTGCTTCCCGGGGATCGAGGTCTCGACTCCTTTGGCTTATGCTCTTCTGGGCAGATCGTCGGATAGACAGGAGTTAAGTAATAAAGAGGTAGAAAAGCTTCTCTCGGCGTTTAGGGAGCGTGATTTGGTGCTCATTGGCAAACTCTCGAAGAACGATTTCGAGGAACCGGTCTTTGCAAAGTTTCCGGTGATCGAGAGAGCTTACAATAAACTCAGAGAGAAAAGAAAGGCCATAGTAACCAGAATGACAGGGTCGGGGTCTACCCTCTTCTCTCTGTTCGAAGGGATGGATGGCGAATACAATTTCGTCACTTCAACAGATGGGTAA
- a CDS encoding Rqc2 family fibronectin-binding protein, with translation MIFDGLVLKRVVNELQNVTGQQLRQVYQTGKSEFFFKFSRSGLNVSLDPSTPYISSSDRDENSASLETPFSIYLRRHLNGLFLESIAQEKMDRIVRLALEGVNAFGERESYQLVIELMGPGSNMIVLDDWGNIIQAFREMITEKRTLTRGARYVPPEPRGKDLSNLPIGEIRSLILGSSEKLSKAIWSTFSGISKRTSENITGYLGLEEIAPAKLEDERLDELCAFLGKMASDFDSSILYTCLNEGLLEISPIPLDFKGDCKEMQASKAINEVLVHFGVDREIDRRRRSIVGKLLKAIARQEKLIEKLEKELQEVNDYDSYRYYGELLVANLYRLKERTPSIELEDWKSGERIKIDLDDRLTPSENAQLFFKYYDKSRRKEIQLTRRLKEVNDEREYLEQLEEMVRLSENLAELDSFKGELRQAGIIRAESVEKKRRRMPPSGPRIFERYGFKYLVGKNNTQNDEITKTASKEDFWFHARGIPGAHVILKRAGKDISEKAIRFGAALAGHYSKGRFSGKVEVAYTLAGNIIKPKGAKPGMVIYRKAKTILVDLSTDLEERL, from the coding sequence GTGATATTCGATGGCCTGGTTTTGAAGAGAGTGGTCAACGAACTGCAAAATGTGACAGGTCAGCAGCTGCGTCAAGTTTATCAGACGGGTAAGAGCGAGTTCTTCTTCAAATTTTCCCGGTCTGGACTGAATGTTTCTCTTGACCCTTCTACGCCATACATTTCTTCCAGTGACAGAGATGAAAATTCCGCTTCGCTGGAGACACCCTTCAGTATTTATCTTCGCAGGCATTTGAACGGTCTCTTTCTCGAGTCGATAGCCCAGGAGAAAATGGACAGGATCGTGCGTTTGGCCTTGGAGGGAGTAAATGCCTTCGGTGAGAGAGAGAGTTACCAGCTGGTTATAGAATTGATGGGACCGGGTTCGAATATGATCGTTCTAGATGACTGGGGAAACATCATCCAAGCCTTTCGTGAGATGATAACCGAAAAGAGGACACTAACCCGTGGGGCCAGATATGTACCGCCCGAACCGAGGGGAAAGGATCTGTCGAACCTGCCAATCGGGGAGATCAGGAGTTTGATACTCGGATCAAGCGAGAAACTTTCTAAAGCGATATGGAGCACATTCTCCGGCATCTCAAAAAGGACTTCGGAAAATATAACCGGTTACCTGGGTCTGGAGGAAATCGCTCCGGCCAAGTTGGAAGATGAAAGACTCGATGAACTGTGTGCCTTTCTAGGCAAGATGGCAAGCGATTTCGACAGCTCCATACTATACACTTGCCTGAACGAGGGATTGCTGGAGATCTCGCCCATACCACTAGATTTCAAGGGAGATTGTAAAGAAATGCAGGCCTCTAAGGCGATAAACGAGGTGCTCGTCCATTTCGGAGTCGATAGGGAGATAGATCGCAGACGTAGATCGATTGTCGGAAAGCTGCTCAAGGCGATCGCAAGACAGGAAAAGTTGATCGAAAAGTTAGAGAAGGAATTGCAGGAAGTCAACGATTACGACAGTTACAGGTATTATGGAGAACTACTGGTGGCCAACCTTTACAGACTGAAAGAGAGAACACCCAGTATCGAACTCGAAGACTGGAAGAGCGGTGAAAGGATCAAGATAGATCTGGACGATAGACTCACACCTTCAGAAAATGCCCAGCTTTTTTTCAAATACTACGACAAATCCCGCAGGAAAGAGATCCAGTTAACCAGGAGACTGAAAGAAGTCAACGACGAAAGGGAGTATCTTGAACAGCTCGAAGAGATGGTACGGCTTTCAGAGAATCTGGCCGAACTGGATTCCTTCAAGGGCGAATTGAGACAGGCAGGGATCATCAGGGCGGAGAGCGTCGAAAAGAAGAGAAGGAGGATGCCTCCTTCCGGGCCGAGGATCTTTGAGAGGTACGGATTCAAGTACCTGGTCGGAAAGAACAACACACAGAATGACGAAATAACCAAGACCGCTTCAAAAGAAGACTTCTGGTTTCATGCCCGCGGGATACCTGGGGCTCATGTTATACTTAAGAGGGCCGGGAAAGACATTTCGGAGAAGGCGATACGCTTTGGCGCCGCACTCGCTGGACATTATTCTAAGGGCAGATTTTCAGGCAAAGTGGAGGTCGCCTATACGCTGGCTGGCAATATTATTAAGCCGAAGGGAGCAAAGCCAGGAATGGTGATTTACAGAAAGGCGAAAACTATCCTAGTCGATCTTTCTACGGATTTGGAGGAAAGGCTTTGA